One region of Malania oleifera isolate guangnan ecotype guangnan chromosome 6, ASM2987363v1, whole genome shotgun sequence genomic DNA includes:
- the LOC131157576 gene encoding probable transcription factor At5g61620 isoform X1 — translation MGRKCSHCGNIGHNSRTCAIYKGSSGSSSAVAGGGLKLFGVQLDISSSSLSINSMKKSLSMDCMSSSFASLASPSSSLSSSKISNIDETSDKTSTGYLSDGLTDRTTQDRKKGCLSKLKVSLKGVPWTEEEHRTFLAGLEKLGKGDWRGISRNFVTTRTPTQVASHAQKYFLRQATLNKKKRRASLFDMVGSGSTRVHHANTSSSKGSGANNPIRYLNMTICSNHEAHHSNVLPPPIDLNSFGQDVISDNSREVGCSQLHLGNHAMAGWVYGSLDSKQKSHSTAKPTSPNNAALDLELTLAVPKTLDHDKPSSSPLLIGTISVI, via the exons ATGGGAAGAAAATGCTCACATTGTGGGAACATTGGCCATAATTCAAGGACCTGTGCCATTTACAAGGGGAGTAGTGGTAGTAGCAGTGCTGTTGCTGGTGGAGGACTTAAGCTCTTCGGAGTGCAACTGGACATTTCTTCTTCATCTCTTTCTATCAATTCCATGAAGAAGAGTCTTAGCATGGATTGCATGTCTTCATCATTTGCCTCATTGGCTTCCCCTTCTTCTTCACTGTCTTCGTCAAAGATTTCCAATATTGATGAAACTTCTGATAAAACCTCCACTGGTTATCTCTCTGATGGCCTAACGGATCGGACCACTCAAGATAGAAAGAAAg GCTGTCTCAGCAAACTAAAAGTCAGcctaaaag GAGTCCCTTGGACAGAGGAAGAGCACCGGACATTTCTCGCCGGGCTTGAGAAACTAGGGAAGGGTGACTGGAGGGGAATCTCCAGAAACTTTGTGACAACAAGAACTCCTACCCAAGTTGCCAGCCATGCCCAAAAGTACTTCCTGCGACAGGCGACCCTCAATAAGAAGAAGCGGCGGGCGAGTCTCTTCGACATG GTTGGGAGCGGCAGCACACGAGTTCATCATGCTAACACATCTAGCTCCAAAGGAAGTGGTGCTAATAATCCTATCCGATATCTCAATATGACAATTTGCTCTAACCATGAAGCTCATCATTCCAACGTTCTGCCTCCTCCAATTGATCTTAATTCCTTTGGACAAGATGTTATATCGGATAATAGCAGAGAGGTTGGCTGCTCTCAATTACATTTGGGTAATCATGCCATGGCTGGTTGGGTATATGGATCACTTGATTCCAAGCAGAAATCTCACAGTACAGCAAAACCCACATCTCCTAATAATGCAGCACTAGATTTGGAGCTCACACTTGCAGTCCCGAAGACGTTGGATCATGACAAACCATCCTCTAGTCCCCTTCTAATTGGAACCATTAGCGTTATTTGA
- the LOC131157576 gene encoding transcription factor KUA1-like isoform X2, producing the protein MGRKCSHCGNIGHNSRTCAIYKGSSGSSSAVAGGGLKLFGVQLDISSSSLSINSMKKSLSMDCMSSSFASLASPSSSLSSSKISNIDETSDKTSTGYLSDGLTDRTTQDRKKGVPWTEEEHRTFLAGLEKLGKGDWRGISRNFVTTRTPTQVASHAQKYFLRQATLNKKKRRASLFDMVGSGSTRVHHANTSSSKGSGANNPIRYLNMTICSNHEAHHSNVLPPPIDLNSFGQDVISDNSREVGCSQLHLGNHAMAGWVYGSLDSKQKSHSTAKPTSPNNAALDLELTLAVPKTLDHDKPSSSPLLIGTISVI; encoded by the exons ATGGGAAGAAAATGCTCACATTGTGGGAACATTGGCCATAATTCAAGGACCTGTGCCATTTACAAGGGGAGTAGTGGTAGTAGCAGTGCTGTTGCTGGTGGAGGACTTAAGCTCTTCGGAGTGCAACTGGACATTTCTTCTTCATCTCTTTCTATCAATTCCATGAAGAAGAGTCTTAGCATGGATTGCATGTCTTCATCATTTGCCTCATTGGCTTCCCCTTCTTCTTCACTGTCTTCGTCAAAGATTTCCAATATTGATGAAACTTCTGATAAAACCTCCACTGGTTATCTCTCTGATGGCCTAACGGATCGGACCACTCAAGATAGAAAGAAAg GAGTCCCTTGGACAGAGGAAGAGCACCGGACATTTCTCGCCGGGCTTGAGAAACTAGGGAAGGGTGACTGGAGGGGAATCTCCAGAAACTTTGTGACAACAAGAACTCCTACCCAAGTTGCCAGCCATGCCCAAAAGTACTTCCTGCGACAGGCGACCCTCAATAAGAAGAAGCGGCGGGCGAGTCTCTTCGACATG GTTGGGAGCGGCAGCACACGAGTTCATCATGCTAACACATCTAGCTCCAAAGGAAGTGGTGCTAATAATCCTATCCGATATCTCAATATGACAATTTGCTCTAACCATGAAGCTCATCATTCCAACGTTCTGCCTCCTCCAATTGATCTTAATTCCTTTGGACAAGATGTTATATCGGATAATAGCAGAGAGGTTGGCTGCTCTCAATTACATTTGGGTAATCATGCCATGGCTGGTTGGGTATATGGATCACTTGATTCCAAGCAGAAATCTCACAGTACAGCAAAACCCACATCTCCTAATAATGCAGCACTAGATTTGGAGCTCACACTTGCAGTCCCGAAGACGTTGGATCATGACAAACCATCCTCTAGTCCCCTTCTAATTGGAACCATTAGCGTTATTTGA